The Stenotrophomonas indicatrix DNA segment GGCACCGGCATCATCGCCAGCAGATCGTCGAACACGGCATCGGAGGCGTGCGACTGGTCGATGACGATGCCCAGCTTCACCGCGGAGCGCACCAGGTCCTTGCCGGCTGGGCTCAGGCCCTTCCATTCAGCGCCCTTGGGGTCGGTGGCCGAGTCGGCGAACTCGTTGTTGGCGAAGTGCACGGTGCTGAGCAGGCGCAGGCCCGCCCGGTGATAGAACGACAGCAGGCTGGGATCGGCCACCAGCGGACTGGCGTTCTCCATGCTGATGTAGACCACGCGCTTTCCGGCGGCCTTGATCCGCGCCGCGTCATCGGCGGTCAGCGCCAATGCGAAGCGCTCGGGATTGGCGGCCAGCATCTGCCGGATCTCCAGCAACCGCTGCAGTCCATGGTCGCGCTCGGCCAGATGCGCGGCGGCCGTGCGGTCGCCCTGGTCGGTATAGATTGCCCAGAAGCCGCCATCCAGCGCGCCTTCGACCATGCGTGGGTAATCCACCTGCGAGAGCGCATTGCGGTCGTGCCGCTGCTCGATGTCGAAGCCGTCGCGGCCGAAGTTGGCAGGCGTATCCAGATGGCTGTCCAGGGTCAGCAGGCGCTGCTGCAGTGCCTTGGCACGGGCCAGCTCCTGCGCGCTGAAGTCGATGGCATGGGCGGACAGCGGCGCACTCAGCGCCAGCGCGAGCAGCAGGGACAGACGACGCAACGACGGCATGGGCATCCACCAGCAATGGGAAGGACACGACCATAGCGCCGCGACGGCCAACGCCGGTAGTGCCGCATGATCCGCCAGCTCCATTACACTCGCCGGCAGCCGATAGGTCAGCGTGCAGCACCGCGCGCTGCGTCGACCATGGAATGGAAGCATCGATGTCGAACTCCCAGCCTCCCGCGCTGCCCGTGCAGGGCCAGGCGCCCGTCCCCGCCAGCGTGGTCACCGTCGAGCAGCTCAAGCGTGATGTGCTGCCAACATTGTTTGCCGGGCGCACCGACATCGGCCGCTATGGCCCGGCCGACCTGGCCAGCGCCAGCGCCGAGCCGGCCTGGCAGGATGGCAGCGCCAACGCACTGGCCCAGGCGCTTGCCGAGCTGGTCAGCCGGCTGTCCGAACATGATCCCAATGCGCTGCTGCAGCGCGCGGGATGGTGGAAGCGGTTCACCGGTGCCGATATCGAAGAACGCCTGCGCCGTCGCATTGCCATGGGCAGCAACGGCGATGTTCTGGCCAGGATCGAGCGCGAGGCCATCGCCGTGCGTGCCAGCGTCGATCGACTGGATGCGCAGCTGCTCGAGCATGACGTGCAGGGGGTGCGACTGCAGGTGTACATCGATGCAGGCGTACAGTTCCTGCAGGAGCTGCCAGCGGCCGTCGACAACGACGATGACGCGCCGGTGCTCGACCGTCCGGTCGAGCGGCTGCAACGCCGCGTAGCCAACCTGACCGCGCTGCTGGCCAGCCATTCGATGAGCCGGATGCAGGTGCAGCTGGCACGCAGCCACGCCATCGACCTGCTGGATCGTTACAGCGAGACGGTGCAGATCCTGCTGCCAATCTGGCGCCAGACCATCCAGGCGCTGCACAACAGCGACAACGCCAGCCCGCAGATGATCGCCAGCGCGGCCCAGGCACAGGACCAGCTGAAACAGGCCCTGCAGCAGTTGCTGCGCACATCGGCGGTGCCGGCATGAGCGCGCCGGTACGCGATCCGCTGCAGATCCCGCCGGATCTGCAGGCGCGGGTGGAAGCTGTTCCGGGCCTGCGCGCGCTCTACCGGCGGGCCTCGCTGCTGCGGGTCTTCGGCCTGGCCTGCCTTCCGCTGGCGGCAACGGCGCTGTCCTACATGGCGCTGGCATTCACCGGCACCGAGCTGGGCCCGCCGTCGTGGGCGCACGTGCCGGCGGGCTATGGGGCGAAGGACACAGGCAAGCAGCTGCTCATCCTGATGGTCATGACCCCCTTGCTGCTGGTGTGGATGTACTTCGGTGTGCGCGACCTGCTCGGCCGCCATCGCGTTCGCCGCTTCGCCTGGTCGTTCGCCCTGGGTTCGATGCTGCTGTGCGGTGCATTGGGAAGCGTGGGCATCACCGCGCCCGCCGTGGGCCAGGGCGATCGCCTCGACCATCGCCAGCTGGACGCGCTCATCGCCAGTCCAGACTTCAGCAGCTTCAGCCCCCAGTGGCAGGCCTATCTGCGTGCACAGCAGGAGCTTCCCTACGGCGTGGCCTCGTCGGCCGTGGTCGCCACTGCCCATGCATTGGCCAATGGCGAAGACATCGGTGTTCCGGTATCGCCGGCAATGCAGTCCCGCTTCGAGAAAGCAGCGGGGCTGCCCCGCTCTGAACGGTCGCAGCGATGGCATCACCAGCGTCTGCTGGGCTGGCTTCTGTTCGACGTCGGCTGGGTGCTCGCACTGCTCGCGGTACCGGCGCTGCTTGCGCTGGGTGCGGTGGCGATGGTGCTCGGCCACCATCTGCGGCGCAGGTCCGAGGTGATCAACGGGTTGCTGCAGCAGCTGCAGCCGGTTCCTGCGCCGCCCCGCGCGCAGCCCTGAGGCCGGCGCGCGGGGGTAGTCTTCGGCGCTGTGTGCGCGAACCGGGCATCGCCCGGCTCCATGCCGTGGGTCAGTCCACCACGCGGCAGAACACGGCCTTCAGGTAACGCGATTCCTGCACGTGGGCCATGAACGGATGGTCCGGGCCGGCGCCGGCCACCTTCAGGATCTGGATGGTACGGCCGGAGAAGTACGCCGCACGACGCAGCATGTCCAGGAACTGGTCCTCGGCCACGAGGCCGGTGCAGGAGAACGTGGCGAACAGGCCACCGGGCTTGACCACGCCCAGCGCCAGCTTGTTCATGTCCAGGTACTTCTTCAGCGCGGTAATCACCTGCTCGCGATCGCGGGTCATCTTCGCCGGGTCCAGGATCACCACGTCGTACTTCTCGCCGCGGTTGGCCGCATCACGCAGCCACGGGAAGATGTCGGACTGGACGAACTTCGGGCGCACGTTGTTCAGACGCGAATTGCCCTTGGCGATCTGGATGACGTCTTCATCAATATCGATGCCGACCACTTCAGATGCCCCGCGCGCGGCCGCATACACGGCGAAACCGCCGGTGTTGCAGCACAGGTCGAGCACGCTCTTGCCTTCCACCTGCTGGCTCAGCCACTCACGGTTCTCGCGCTGGTCGGCGAAGAAACCGGTCTTGTGCGCACCGGCCGGGTCGGCGCGGAACTTGATGCCGTACTCGGTGATCACCGACGCTTCGGTGGTGGTGTTGCCGTGGAAGTCGAAGCTTTCCTGCTTCTGCACGTGCTCGTCGGCGAAGCTGTGGAAGCGGCAACCCGGGAACTGTTCGCGCAACGCGTCGTAGATCCACTCGCGGTGACGGAACATGCCGGCGGCGAAGAACTCCACCACCACCAGATCGTTGTAACGGTCCACCACCAGGCCGGAGAGGCCATCGCCTTCGCTGTGCACCACACGCCAGGCGTCGGACACCGCATCAAGCTTCAGCACCTCGCGACGCAGCGACACCGCTTGGGCGATCTTGCGCGAGAACCAGCCGGCATCCACCGGGATCTGCGGGTCGGTTTCGAGGATGCGCACGGCAATACGCGAATGCCCGTTGTAGAAACCACGGCCGATGAACTCGCCATCCACGCCGACGACGTCGACGAGGGAGCCGGGCTTGGGCCGGACGGTCGGCTTCTCGACCAGTTTCTGGAAGATCCACGGGTGGCTGGAGCGCCACGCGTTCTTGAGGCGGATAACGGGAAGGGGGGTATTCATCCACCTATTGTAGACCGGGCGCTGGGGTCAGATCCCCACAGGGGCTCTGACCCCTTGGTCGTCGTGGGCATGGGGTCGGAGCCCCTGCGGGGATCCGAGCCCCGCCCCAGGGCATTTGACGCCGGCCCGGCCAGGCCGCAGAATCGGCGGCAGAAGGGGAGTAGCTCCCAGACGTTGTCGCCGTCAATTCGAGCCCGCAGGCTCCGGTGCAACGGCAGTTCCGGCCCATCGGAACTGCGAGCGAGACCTTCGCCGTACTGGCGAAGCTCTGTCCCTGGATCCCCTCCCGATCCTCCGTTGCAGATCCTCGCCGTCCGGCTTGAGGCATTTTTCATTTCCCAACGGACAAACCCATGCAGACGATCGGTAATTTGTGGTTGTGGGGCGGCTTCGCAGCGGTGGTGGTCATCGCCCTGCTGGTCGACCTCGTATTGATGCGCCATGGTGGCCCGCACAAGGTCACCTTCAAGGAGGCCCTGTGGTGGTCCATCGGCTGGGTGGTGCTGGCGCTGGCCTTCAACGGCGGCCTCTGGTTCTACCTGAACGAGACCGCCGGCCAGGTCGTGGCCAACAAGGTCGGCCTGGAGTTCCTGACCGGCTACCTGGTCGAGAAGGCGCTGGCGGTGGACAACATCTTTGTCTTCCTGATGATCATGAGCTACTTCGCGGTGCCGGAGGAACAGCGCCAGAAGGTGCTGATCATCGGCATCCTGGGTGCGATCGTGCTGCGTACGATCATGATCTTCGCCGGCAGCGTGCTGATCACCCAGTTCCATTGGCTGCTCTACGTGTTCGGCGCCTTCCTGCTCTTCACCGGCTGGAAGATGTGGTTCGCCGCGGGCCAGGAGCCTGACCTGGAAGCCAATCCGGCCCTGCGCTGGATGCGCAAGCACCTGCGCCTGCTGCCGGACTACGAAGGCAGCGCGATGAGCGTCAAGCGCGACGGCGTGCGCTGGTTCACCCCGCTGTTCGCGGTGCTGATCCTGATCGCGGTGACCGACGTGATCTTCGCGGTGGACAGCATCCCGGCGATCTTCGCGATCACCACCGACCCGTTCATCGTGCTGACCTCCAACGTGTTCGCGGTGCTCGGCCTGCGTGCGATGTTCTTCCTGCTGGCCGGCATGGCCGATCGCTTCCACCTGCTGCCGTACGGCCTGGCCCTGGTGCTGGCCTTCATCGGCGTCAAGATGATGATCATCGACCTGTTCAAGATCCCGACCCCGATCTCGCTGGGCGTGGTCGCGGTGATCATCGCCGCCACGGTGGTGCTGAGCCTGAAGAATCCGCCGAAGGAAGGTGGCGCCTGATCCAGGCGGATTGAAGGATGCGGCCGGCGGATTGTCCCGCCGGCCGCCTCCACTCTCCCGCAGCGGTGGCCTTGGTTTCGCGCCGGCCACCGCCATTGCTGAGGGTATGAACACGAACGCGCCCCTGCCCGCCGGCGACGCGCCGGCCGACCGCAACGACCGTACGCGCATCCTGCGCGCCTTCAATGCCAGCCTGGCTGCCGTGCTGGTGCTGGTGGCCGTGTTCGCCCTGCAGGATCATTTCGACTGGCGACCTTGGGCCGTGGCACCGCTTGAAGCCAAGGGCCTGCTCGGCCTGATCGGCGGACCGCTGCTGCATGCCTCGGTCGAACACATCGCCGCCAACAGCGCCGCGATCCTGATCCTCGGCACCCTCGCCGGCAGCGTCTATCCCAAGGCCACGCTACGTGCCCTGCCCCTGCTCTGGGTTGGCTCGGGCATCGGTGCGTGGATGCTGGGCAACCCCGGCAGCTTCCATCTCGGCGCCAGTGGCGTCACCCACGGCCTGATGTTCCTGCTGGCCAGCCTCGGCCTGTTGCGCCGCGACCGCGCAGCCATTGCCACCGGGCTGATCGGCATGCTGTTCTACGGCGGCATGCTGATGACCGTGCTGCCGCACGCCGACGGCGTGTCCTGGCAATCGCACATGGGCGGAGCCTTCGCCGGCATCATCGCCGCACTGCTGTTCCGCAATGCCGACCCGTTGCCGCCGCGCCCGCGCTACAGCTGGGAGGACGAGGAAGACGAGGTCGAGCCGCTGGCCGACGACGAACTCGAGCCGCCGTCGCCGCAGCGCGTGCCGGTGCTGTGGCAGCCACGCGAAGGGCAGGACTATGTGGTGATCCCGTTCCGGCGGCCGCAAGACCCGCGCGGTTGAGCGGTGGCGGGGTCGGATCCCCGAAGGGGCTCTGACCCCGGGCGCCGCGTCCTCGCGTTCCGGTAGTCGCCGACCTTGGTCGGCGCTCATGCGTCCGGCGTCCATATATGCTCCCTGCGGTGACCGCGTGCCAACCAAGGTTGGCGCCTACCAGAGCGGGTCAGTTCGCCGCGTTTCCCGCCGCGCCCATTCCATCCACCGCCTGCCGGCCCAGTGCCGGATCATCGGTGAAGAAGGCATCGATGCCGGTCGCCAGATAGGCACGCATCTCCGCGATCGACCCTTCCGCGTTGCGCGCATTGTCCGCGCCCTTGCGCAGGTTGCTGGCCTGGAAATGGTTCTCCGGGCGGAAGGTGTACGGGATCACCATCAGGCCCACCGCGTGCGCATCGCGCACCAGCGACGTCGGCGTGCCCAGCGCACCGTTGGCATCCAGCGGGATGATCGAGCGCAGCTCCGGGCCGATGCCATCGGCATAGGTCGCAATCTCCTTCAGACCCGCCGGGGTCATCATCTGCGCATAGGTCAGCGCGCCGCCGGCCTTGGCGATGTCGGCCGGCTG contains these protein-coding regions:
- a CDS encoding dipeptidase, which produces MPSLRRLSLLLALALSAPLSAHAIDFSAQELARAKALQQRLLTLDSHLDTPANFGRDGFDIEQRHDRNALSQVDYPRMVEGALDGGFWAIYTDQGDRTAAAHLAERDHGLQRLLEIRQMLAANPERFALALTADDAARIKAAGKRVVYISMENASPLVADPSLLSFYHRAGLRLLSTVHFANNEFADSATDPKGAEWKGLSPAGKDLVRSAVKLGIVIDQSHASDAVFDDLLAMMPVPFVLSHSSAKAIYDHPRNLDDARLRRLARAGGVIQVNAYGGYLIDTAKSPERKQAEEALSKQLGGWEGMTIEQGVVLQKAEQALDHEHPVRHASLDDFFAHFEHILKVVGPEHVGIGLDWDGGGGLSDLPDVSQLPKITAWLLRKGYSEQQIAAIWGGNLLRVMRQAQDYAAKQGG
- a CDS encoding protein klaA; the encoded protein is MSNSQPPALPVQGQAPVPASVVTVEQLKRDVLPTLFAGRTDIGRYGPADLASASAEPAWQDGSANALAQALAELVSRLSEHDPNALLQRAGWWKRFTGADIEERLRRRIAMGSNGDVLARIEREAIAVRASVDRLDAQLLEHDVQGVRLQVYIDAGVQFLQELPAAVDNDDDAPVLDRPVERLQRRVANLTALLASHSMSRMQVQLARSHAIDLLDRYSETVQILLPIWRQTIQALHNSDNASPQMIASAAQAQDQLKQALQQLLRTSAVPA
- a CDS encoding class I SAM-dependent rRNA methyltransferase — its product is MNTPLPVIRLKNAWRSSHPWIFQKLVEKPTVRPKPGSLVDVVGVDGEFIGRGFYNGHSRIAVRILETDPQIPVDAGWFSRKIAQAVSLRREVLKLDAVSDAWRVVHSEGDGLSGLVVDRYNDLVVVEFFAAGMFRHREWIYDALREQFPGCRFHSFADEHVQKQESFDFHGNTTTEASVITEYGIKFRADPAGAHKTGFFADQRENREWLSQQVEGKSVLDLCCNTGGFAVYAAARGASEVVGIDIDEDVIQIAKGNSRLNNVRPKFVQSDIFPWLRDAANRGEKYDVVILDPAKMTRDREQVITALKKYLDMNKLALGVVKPGGLFATFSCTGLVAEDQFLDMLRRAAYFSGRTIQILKVAGAGPDHPFMAHVQESRYLKAVFCRVVD
- a CDS encoding TerC family protein, encoding MQTIGNLWLWGGFAAVVVIALLVDLVLMRHGGPHKVTFKEALWWSIGWVVLALAFNGGLWFYLNETAGQVVANKVGLEFLTGYLVEKALAVDNIFVFLMIMSYFAVPEEQRQKVLIIGILGAIVLRTIMIFAGSVLITQFHWLLYVFGAFLLFTGWKMWFAAGQEPDLEANPALRWMRKHLRLLPDYEGSAMSVKRDGVRWFTPLFAVLILIAVTDVIFAVDSIPAIFAITTDPFIVLTSNVFAVLGLRAMFFLLAGMADRFHLLPYGLALVLAFIGVKMMIIDLFKIPTPISLGVVAVIIAATVVLSLKNPPKEGGA
- a CDS encoding rhomboid family intramembrane serine protease, which translates into the protein MNTNAPLPAGDAPADRNDRTRILRAFNASLAAVLVLVAVFALQDHFDWRPWAVAPLEAKGLLGLIGGPLLHASVEHIAANSAAILILGTLAGSVYPKATLRALPLLWVGSGIGAWMLGNPGSFHLGASGVTHGLMFLLASLGLLRRDRAAIATGLIGMLFYGGMLMTVLPHADGVSWQSHMGGAFAGIIAALLFRNADPLPPRPRYSWEDEEDEVEPLADDELEPPSPQRVPVLWQPREGQDYVVIPFRRPQDPRG